One genomic segment of Raphanus sativus cultivar WK10039 unplaced genomic scaffold, ASM80110v3 Scaffold2902, whole genome shotgun sequence includes these proteins:
- the LOC130506126 gene encoding MICOS complex subunit MIC10-like → MEKKKKSNDVDTKWDACLDLTARRVVYSSLGGAFAGLLFFRSPVTRWASIAFGAGLGIGSAYTDCSRVFDASSSSALVAPKSTETSSSSVSQVAEE, encoded by the exons atggagaagaagaagaaaagcaatGATGTCGACACCAAATGGGACGCGTGTCTCGATCTCACGGCTCGTCGCGTAGTCTACTCCTCCCTCGGCGGCGCGTTCGCCGGTCTTCTCTTCTTCA GGAGTCCCGTGACGAGATGGGCGTCGATTGCGTTTGGTGCTGGACTCGGTATTGGATCTGCTTACACTGATTGTTCTCGCGTCTTTGATGCATCATCCTCTTCCGCTTTGGTAGCTCCCAAGAGTACAGAGACATCTTCCTCTTCTGTATCTCAG GTAGCGGAAGAGTAA